In Planctomonas sp. JC2975, the genomic stretch CCGCCTGAAGCTGTGTGACGATGCCCGCGAACCGCTGGGCGAGCGTGTCGTGGATCTCGCGTGCGAGCCTGGCCCGCTCGCTCTCGGTAGCAGCCTCCTGCAGCCGCTTCTCGCCGAGCCTGAGCCCGACGGAGAGCCCGCACATGACGACGACGTTGAGGGCGATGACGCCGACTCTTCCGACGAGTCCCGCCGGATCGTTGCCGAAGCTCGATGCCTGCGCGACCCCTGCGACCACCGCCGTCGCACCCACCGCGAGAAGTTCCCACGGCCACTCGAACAGCGAGTACGCGAAGGAGAACGTCGCGATCGTCAGGAACCCGAACCAGCCGCTGAGCAGGACGAGCGCGAAGTTGAGGGCGAGCATGCCCACCATGAACACGACGATCCCGGCAGGATGGACCCGCCACGGTGTCGGCAGGGTGCGCATGACCAGCACCCAGATGGCCGTCGCTGCGCACAGCACGAGGGTCGGGATCAGGCGGTCCGGTTGTCCGCGCTCCACGATGATCGTGGCGATCACGAGGAGCCCTAGAACCACGTAGGGCTCGATCGCGAGCACTTTTCGCCAGCGAGGGTCGGGCAGCACGCTGACGACCCTACGCCTCGCGGCGGGAGAGGGCGGCCGTGCGCGGGAGGAAGAGCAGGATGACGGCCGGCAGCAGAATCGCGCCGCACAGACCCTGCTCGATGCGCACCCATCCCGGCAGGAAGCCCGGAATGGACACGATCACGATGATGGCGGCGAGCACGACCGGCGTGATGATCCGGAGCCGGATCAGCGCCGAACGCGATCCCCGCGTGGCACGCGCCATGATGGCCAGCAGCACGGCCGCGCTGCCGAGCACGAGGGAGCAGCGGATCCAGACGGCGGGATCCTGGGCGTTCCCGAGCGCGGACAGCACGCCGATCGCCACGATCATCGCGGCGCTGACGCCGAAGTACACCGCGAGCAGCGTGCGCACGGGGCGGAGGGCGGCACGCTGTCGACGCGCCTGGTCTGAAGTGGTTTCGACTGTCTCGGTCATGACTCCAGCGTCGCGACCGGCGCCGCCCAGCGGATCGACCGATCGGCTGGGCTTCGACACCGATCGGTTGGTGCCGCCGGCTCAATCCACGGTCGCCGCTGTTCCCACGTAACGTCCGGTCGGTCGCAGCCGCAGTGGACGCTGCCCGTACTCGTCGATAGCGTGCGCGATCCATCCGGCGCAGCGCGCGACGGCGAAGATCCCTGCGCCGGCATCCGCAGGCATGCCGGCCGCCGTCGTGAGGGCGGCCAGAGCCAGATCGACATTCGGATGCCGCCCCGTGCGCTCCCGCACCTCCTCCGCGAGCCGATCCACGGCATCGATCACGCGTGGACCGCCGTTCAGTTCTGCGACCAGCGGAAGCAGGATGCGTGCCCGCGCGTCGATCCCGGGGTAGAGGGGCTGCCCGAACCCGGGCGCCGGGCGACCGCTGCGGGCGAGCGTGCGGGCGAGGGCGGTGCCGGCATCCGCTCCGTCGAGCACGAGGCCGATCAGCTCGGAAGCCGATCCGCTCGCGTTTCCGTGCAACGCCGAGTCGAGCGCACCGAGTCCGCTCGACACCACCGCGTACGGCGTCGCCCGAGCGGATGCCGCGGCCCGCGCCGCGAGCGTCGACACCGCAAGATCGTGGTCCACGAGGAGCACGAGCGCCGCGCTCAGCACACGCGCCTCGACCTCCGTCGCCGTTCGCCCCGTGAGCGCGCGCCACAGCAGCTCCGCAAGACGGTCGTGATCCGTCGCAGCTGCCGCCGACGGGTCGCGTGCAGTCGTGAGGGTCGCGACGACTCCGCCGATGAGGCGCTCGGCCGCCGCGCGCACCGCATCCGCACCGAGGTCGTGGCGGGTCGGATCCAGAGCGCCCAGCACCGGAACGGCGACCTGGATGCGATCGAGGGCTGTGGCCTCTGCCGGCAGTGTCGAGACGGCCGCGCGTGCGGCCCGGACGGCAATCGGATCGGTGGCGAACCGCGCACCGGATCCGGGCCCGTCGGCGGCCTCGGCCGCCGGGCTCCAGATCCACCTCGCGATGTCCTCGTATGAGTGGCCGACGGCCAGGGCCGCGGCAGGGATCCCGCGGAGGTACAGCTCGCCATCCTCGATGAGCGCGATGTCGGTGTCCAGGACCATGAGCGGCGAGCCCGGCGCCGCTGCATCCGCCGGCCGGACAGGGCCGGCACGGCGGGACGACGCGAACGCCTCGATCTCCAGCGGGTCGAACGACGATCCGCTCGCGTCGCGGTCGCGAGTGAGGAGTCCGCGAGAGACGTACGCGTAGAGCGTCTGCGGCTTGACGCCAAGGCGAGCGGCGGCCTGGGCCGCGGTGAGGCGCGGCAGTGCGGCGTCCATGGTCCCATCATATTGATTTGATCAACGTTGACGGAACAGTGATCAAGTCGCACTCTGGAGACATCAGTAAGGAGTCCGCCATGTCCCCCACCACACCGGGCGCGATCGCGTCGTCCACCTCGAGTCGCCCCGCGGCGACGCCCGGCCCTGGACCTGCAGCAACCGCATCGGCCACCTCAGCTTCCGCCGCGGTCCGGTCGGGCACCCCCGCCCCCGCAGCCGTGGCGCCTGTCGTCGTTCCGCGCGGCCTGGCCGGTGTCGTCGTCGCGGAGACGTCGATCGGCGATGTGCTCGGCACCGAGGGTCGGTATCACTACCGCGGCCACGACGCCATCGAGCTGGCGGCTGCCGGCGACTTCGAGGCAGCCTGGCAGCTGCTGGTGCTCGGCACGCTTCCCGAAGCGGATGCCGCCGCTGCCTTCCGCGATCGCGTCGCCGCCCTGCGCACGCCGCCCGCTGCGGTGCTGGCGTTCCTGGAGTCCCTGGCCGACCCGCGAGAGCCGTCATCCGTGATCGACCCGCTCCGCGGACTGCAGGCGACGCTGCCGGTGCTCGCCGCCGTGCGCGATGCCGCGCCGCTGTACGACCTGGATGAGGCGGCCCGCGTCGAGGAGGCGCTCGTGGTGGGCGCGGTGGTGCCCAGCATCCTGGCGGCATTCCATCGCGCGTCTCGCGGGCTCGACCCGTTCGTCCCTGAGCCGATGCGGCGCACCGAATCGGACCCGCAGAGCGAGGCGGACCGGCACGGAACGGCACAGGGCGCCGTCGCCGAGTACCTGCGGCTGGTGACGGATCGCGAGCCGGACGAGCGCGCCGTCCACGCCCTGAGCGCCTACCTCGTCGCCACGCTCGACCACGGATTCAACGCGTCGACGTTCACGACGCGGGTCATCGCATCCACGGGCGCGGACATGGCCTCGTGCATCGTCGGCGGACTGGGAGCCCTCTCCGGACCGCTGCACGGCGGCGCCCCGAGCCGGGCGCTCGACGCGCTGGACGCCGTGGCAGGCGAGCTGGACGGATCGGTCGACGGATCCAGGGCCGACGCCATCGAGCGCTATGTGCGCGGCGAGCTCGCGGCCGGACGTCGCCTGATGGGATTCGGCCACGCCGTGTATCGCACCGCGGATCCGCGTTCGCGCCTCCTGCGGCGGATCGCGCTCGACTTCGGCGGCCCTCGGGTGGAGCTCGCGGTCGAGTACGAGCAGACGGCGGAGCGCCTTCTCGCTCAGCACAAGCCGGGCCGCGACCTGCACACGAACGTGGAGTTCTACGCGGCGGTCGTGCTCGAGCAGTGCGGGATCCCGCGCGAGATGTTCACGCCGACGTTCGCGATGGCGCGCGTCATCGGATGGACGGCCCACGTGCTCGAGCAGGCACGGGACCGCAAGATCATCCGCCCCTCGTCGCGCTACGCGCCTGCGACCTCGGCACCCTGAGGGATCACGACGGCCGAGACCCGGGTCACCCCACGTGTCGGAACAGGCGGTTGCCCGCGGCGGTCAAGGCGGCTCCGGCCGCCACGATCCCGAAGCTCCCGCCGATGTACGCCACCTCGAGGTGACGCCCGTGCTGCTCGGTCGTGGCGTAGATCACCACGAACGCGATGAGGGACACCAGTGCGCTGATGCCGGCGATCCACCAGAGCGGCTGGAGTCCCCTGCACGATCGCGTCACGGGTGGAACGCCCCAGGCAACGAGGACGGCGCCTCCGAGGCATCCGCATGCCGCTACGAGCAAGTACGCTGCGACGACGTCACTGGGTCTGTGCCACTGACTGATGAGCGCGAGCACTCCCGTCAGCACGGCGAATCCGCCACCCAGCACAGCGGCCAGATGGCGCCATTGCGGTGCGGTGACCAGGAAGACCGCGAACGCAGCAGCCGCCGCGACCGTCGTATGCCCTGACGGGAATGAATTGTCGAAGACGTTCGTCGCGCCGGTCTCCGGACGGCTGAGGAACAGGTACTTGGAGAGCTCGGCCAGAGCCGTCGCGGCGCCGACGGCGACCACCGCGACCACGAGATGCCGGTAGCGGCGGCCGATCAGGGCGATCACCACGGTCAGCACCGCACCGAGCCCCAGCGCGAGATACGGCTCGATCGTGAGGAACGCCTCAGAGACGGCGACGAACCCGCTGTGCTGATCCGCAGCGCCGTTGAAGGCCCGCTCGTCCACGATCTGTCCCGTGTATGTGCGCACGAAGAACAGGTACACGGCGACGAACGCCGCGATCAGCCCGGCCGCGCACCACAAGAAGGTGCTGATGCGTGG encodes the following:
- a CDS encoding sensor histidine kinase — encoded protein: MLPDPRWRKVLAIEPYVVLGLLVIATIIVERGQPDRLIPTLVLCAATAIWVLVMRTLPTPWRVHPAGIVVFMVGMLALNFALVLLSGWFGFLTIATFSFAYSLFEWPWELLAVGATAVVAGVAQASSFGNDPAGLVGRVGVIALNVVVMCGLSVGLRLGEKRLQEAATESERARLAREIHDTLAQRFAGIVTQLQAGEEATDDEGRRRHTDAALTLARDGLAEARRSVNALRPAALDAVRLPDALRNVARVWTARTGIQVDVSTHGDASGLRTDAEVALLRTAQEALANVERHASARRVVLTLRSDSNGSRLEVRDDGCGFDPGEGQRREMDPESGGYGLVAMQERIESVAGAFVVESRPGHGTAVRAQVPA
- a CDS encoding citrate synthase; protein product: MDAALPRLTAAQAAARLGVKPQTLYAYVSRGLLTRDRDASGSSFDPLEIEAFASSRRAGPVRPADAAAPGSPLMVLDTDIALIEDGELYLRGIPAAALAVGHSYEDIARWIWSPAAEAADGPGSGARFATDPIAVRAARAAVSTLPAEATALDRIQVAVPVLGALDPTRHDLGADAVRAAAERLIGGVVATLTTARDPSAAAATDHDRLAELLWRALTGRTATEVEARVLSAALVLLVDHDLAVSTLAARAAASARATPYAVVSSGLGALDSALHGNASGSASELIGLVLDGADAGTALARTLARSGRPAPGFGQPLYPGIDARARILLPLVAELNGGPRVIDAVDRLAEEVRERTGRHPNVDLALAALTTAAGMPADAGAGIFAVARCAGWIAHAIDEYGQRPLRLRPTGRYVGTAATVD
- a CDS encoding citrate/2-methylcitrate synthase, producing MSPTTPGAIASSTSSRPAATPGPGPAATASATSASAAVRSGTPAPAAVAPVVVPRGLAGVVVAETSIGDVLGTEGRYHYRGHDAIELAAAGDFEAAWQLLVLGTLPEADAAAAFRDRVAALRTPPAAVLAFLESLADPREPSSVIDPLRGLQATLPVLAAVRDAAPLYDLDEAARVEEALVVGAVVPSILAAFHRASRGLDPFVPEPMRRTESDPQSEADRHGTAQGAVAEYLRLVTDREPDERAVHALSAYLVATLDHGFNASTFTTRVIASTGADMASCIVGGLGALSGPLHGGAPSRALDALDAVAGELDGSVDGSRADAIERYVRGELAAGRRLMGFGHAVYRTADPRSRLLRRIALDFGGPRVELAVEYEQTAERLLAQHKPGRDLHTNVEFYAAVVLEQCGIPREMFTPTFAMARVIGWTAHVLEQARDRKIIRPSSRYAPATSAP
- a CDS encoding phosphatase PAP2 family protein, whose product is MNRTPRISTFLWCAAGLIAAFVAVYLFFVRTYTGQIVDERAFNGAADQHSGFVAVSEAFLTIEPYLALGLGAVLTVVIALIGRRYRHLVVAVVAVGAATALAELSKYLFLSRPETGATNVFDNSFPSGHTTVAAAAAFAVFLVTAPQWRHLAAVLGGGFAVLTGVLALISQWHRPSDVVAAYLLVAACGCLGGAVLVAWGVPPVTRSCRGLQPLWWIAGISALVSLIAFVVIYATTEQHGRHLEVAYIGGSFGIVAAGAALTAAGNRLFRHVG